The following nucleotide sequence is from Clupea harengus chromosome 17, Ch_v2.0.2, whole genome shotgun sequence.
TTTTTGGATTAGGTGCACAAAATAAAGATTTTTTGAGATTCCTGTGCAGGAACACTAAACTCTTCTATTCATGCAAACAGTATTGAATTTGATGCTGCTGATTTGGACTTCACTGGTCCAAATTCAACAGCATTGAATTTCATTTGATTGTCCAGTGGTGAGGGGTTGAGCACCAAAGACCACAGGATGAGTAGGCTACCCCTGCTACAGTGGAAGGATATGAGTACCCTTGCTACAGTGGAAGGAGAACCCGGCACACAAAATGGTGGGCATCATGCAGCTGGCGACAAGCCAAGCAGTTGTCATATTGGTTATGTTGCTAGTTGCTATGGGTACCTGCATGTGatagtgagaggattggctgctgtgggaagttcCTAACCATTAGCACAAGGAATTCAACATATTTCCCGTTGTATAAAAAGTGTGACAGCAAAACAAAGACAAGAACTTAGAGAACGAGTGGGCTTTCAGCAAGCCCTGCACACTTAGTGCCTTCATCAGATTTGAAATAGGTTGTACTCTTTGTAATATTCTAATGTATAAGAAATGACGGAGTATCTCATCAGGAAGTGCCACTTCTTCACATGTATACAACCTGTATAGGTACTTCCTGTGTTACATTAAAAGTAAAGGACACAACACTCTTGGCACATGATATAGCTGTTTACCACTATACTCTTGACACATGATATAGCTGTTCACCACTATACTTTTGACACATGATATAGCTGTTTATCACACCCTTTTCACAGTCACCCATTCCACACCCTTGTCACACCCTTTCCACAGTCTTACCTCCTTTCCTTCGGCCACAGAAGGTAAAGCGTGGGAGGTGGCTCAGACACAGAGAATCGTCATAGTGGATAGGTTTTTGGTCACCATGAATTAAATCCAATGACAGGTACAACTCCTCAATAGAGTGATCTAAAGAACACAGTGATACAACAGACTCATTTTGTGTTCCCTAAGTCCATCAAGATTGTCTCCAAAAAAGATGATAGCTTCTTTCTATATGTTCTGTGCCATCGTTAATGTACGTGTGCCTGACATTGACATATAATAAGCACTACACAACACAGCTACTGTAGTGCACTATTTTAGCATGTTCACCTGAAATGAGTGGCAATGCAATAAAATACAAATCAAAATCTTACTTTTGTTTTTGGTGTGCTGCACAAACATTTTGAGGTTTTGATGATTGATTATTTGATAAGGAGGCATAGGTGTGCTAAATTGTGCTAAATTGCATACATGAACTCCAACAGAAATATCAGTAAAATATCGGTTGAGCTGCCAGTTCAATAACTGAGTGCTCAATTAGGTATTTCACACATTTACCAAACACACTTTGCTAACATCAGTTGGAAATCGTAAGgcagataatttccaaacactgttaatgacttaagaatataataatcaagtgctttgtattattCATTACCTGAATCAAGTACTTacgtaagcaggaacatggcttttctgtgtttctgcgtgtgtgtaacttagaatattaggtgccacttagtctggatatgtacaagagcatgtttagacagAAGTGATaataagggacgaactgtgcttcttccgaccttgcaaaacttccatccttgcctcggacgtcagaaatccaccacgtggttatacctgctgaacgctaatcttctgtctatataaaccttgtgcgatgtgtttatcattgcttcactttcagccttgtgctgggggtgagcccgattgcaattgtgtttgtctaataaatatacttatatgcagctccggagtcctgaggtaactagggtgaattttcacctaacagtaaGGATTACCAGCTCCTTACAGGCGGACCTTACACATACAAGGGACTTTGTgtatcaatgaaattagggcccctaGTCTAATGTAACTGGGTGATGGTGACACAGCTTTGAATGAAACAATAGTGGACCTGTTCCTGGTTGTCACAAAGAACTGATTCGAGTTATTTATTGAACAAATTTGCACCTCTACAGTGTTTCGGACAAATCGTTAACAGTTGGAGTTTCTTGAAAGAAGCCAATTTGTTATAATGGTAGGCCTGCAATTTGTGCAAACGACCTGCTGGTGAAGCCTGTCACTGTGCTGTAGGCTGGTGACTTCAAACTACCTGCTGGTGTAGCCTGTCACTGTGCTGTAGACTGATAACTTCAAACTACCTGCTGTTGTAGCAGGTCAATGTGCTGTAGGCTGGTGACTTCAAACTACCTGCTGGTTTGAGGCAGTGTTTTACAGTGTTTGCTCTCTCCTGTCAGATACAATTCTCACCACTTCATCAATTCTTTCATAAGActcacatgtctgtgtatgaggtaaaaaaaacagctgcaaATGACCACAGGACAAggcattacatatttttttgttgtggCTGAATATGTATATCTGACAGAATGAGTAATTCACTTAAGGCAACAGTATGCAGGAATTTACCACGTAGTTAATCTACTTTGATGGTATGGTCATGTAAGATGTCAGATAAAAGTTAATATTAGAtattaaatgttaaaaaagtgaaatgttAAAAGAAAGCTCACCAGTGCTAACTGTGCTTAACTTAACTGATGTTTATTTAAGGTTTTTGCATAACTTTTAGGGGAGTTAGTtggctagttttagaccaaagcTCTTACTCCTTAGCGCTGCTTCAACACTTACtaagcacaagagagagactgctgttGACCTGGACACTGTGAAGGTCAGGGCAAGGGTTTAAAGTCAATCCAACATCTTGGAAAGGATCTGAAAAAAGgcaattcaaattaattttctaACAAAGCACATGATAACAGCCCAATGCATATTTAATAAAGCTCCCTTTGATGAACTTTAGGGTGTCTATGACATGTTCATATCTATTATCCACGAAAATATACCCTTACAGACTATTTAGTGACACCAAATTTGGAATCAGACTCCCTAGATCTCTTTTCATATTGTTGGTAAGCGGAAGCTCGCCCCTGTTGAATATTCTCTTGATAATTCCCAACACTAGTTTCATAGTGATGTGTAGGGTAACCCTAAACCAAAGCGTGGACAGCTGACAATAGACAGACAACATACATCTTTTTTATATCTCTGTTCAGAACAACGTATTGCACTGGATAGATTGCATAAGTGTCTAGCACATAGCCTATATTTTACTCTGGTAAAGTGTTCAGTCTTATAAGATGATCTAGTAGCTCTGAAGTCACAACAAACTAGAAATGAAGATTTTTGCTCACCACAGCTGACATAGGATAGTTGAAAATTAGGAGAATTACAGAGCACATGTTCAGGCCAGCGTACCTGCTCAGCTGTGGCCTTAAAGAGAAGCACAGCCTGAGACATAAATAACAGCGCCATAGTTTCCAGCCTAGTGCCTTCTCTGTGTACCTGAGTGGATTAAGCGCTAGACTAAAACTACTTGATGCTCCTGTTAACTACAAGACAACCTCAAGATTATTCTAGAATGGCGTTAAGGGAACTTCCTCAAAAGGCTGTGcactgaaaactgaaaacaataGCATGACATGAAGAGTGACATAGCAGTTGGTTTCAGTTCCCTCATGATCCCGGTCACCAGTCACCATTGCCAAAAGGACAACTTGACCGTTCCTTCCTCTGTATGAAAACATAAAGCTCCATTTAACCACAAGCTCTGTAAAAACAGGGGGAGGCTGAGTCATGGGTTGATGGACGAAATGACattatcagtgttttttttatatatttattttattttcgtTCTTGTTATGGACTGAACATAGCACATATTGACAAAACAGTCAATCACGGTCATGAATATAATGTAGTTCAATACAgagtatataaaataaaaaagaaacatccAAAAGAAAACATTGATCGGGTTTACAGTATTAGGAGTCAGTCATGGCCCTTTATGTACAACAGTAGAGGGTCCCAGATCTTATTATAGTATTTCAATGTATCATTGTTGTGATATCTGATCTCCATTTCTCTTAGCCACATTTAATAACTTGGTGCTGAGTCGCTTTTCCACATAAGCAGAATCATTTTTTCCGCCACAAGTTACCATACCTAAAGAAACAGGTTGAGCTTCATATGTATTAGCCAAAAGTAGAGCCCCTGTCCCTCCTAAGATCGCAACCAATGGATCTGGTTTCAAATTATTCTTAAAGGCTTTAGAGAAGCATTGGAAAATGTTTCAGTGGTTTTGAAGGCTGATATTTCCTTTGTGTGTCATCTCAATCTGGAATACCTGGGGTGGCCAAGTATAGGACTGACTATGGTTCAGCCACTTATTATAAATAGGGGGCAGTTAATCAGTTTTCATCTTttcctaagacacacacacacacatagtgacacAAAAGCGTgtaagaaaagggaaaaaggaagaagaaaaaacacaggAATACCTACTCCTTTGAAGCATTTTCCCACCGACCTACATGAGGATATAAACTTTCTTAGCATCTTTACCAAGATTATTTGCATGTGGTATGTTGTAGATACTATATAGttaaaatataaatgaaaaagaTCAATGTGAGTGACGGCATATGTACTATACTACCTTAATCATGTTATTTCGCTCTATTGGATATGTTAAGGTAGCACAAGCAGTAAAGGATTCTGATCAGAAAATGATCAAGGGATTGGCATGAATAAACTGTATAATGGAGCCTGTCCTCAAGCACAATGATGGTCCACAACTGGCATAATATGGCATGTTATTGCAAGTTACGACGGGCAAAAAAAGATTTCAGTTCCTTATTTCACAGTTGTACTGTTCCTCTTGCACAGTAACAGTTATACTTTTCTCATGTAGATTGTCAGTATATCCTAAAGTTTTTTGCCTCTGTTATCGATGAAGACTGTATCCTGGGATGTGATGCACTTGCAGCAGCTGTGGTGTCAATTGATCCAGCAAAGAGGGAAGCTTTCATCGGCACCAAGCAACTAACTGGGCCTCCCTGACAGCCAGAGCTGATTGTGGGAGGTACCCGGTGCTAAGCAGCAAGAACAGCTGACACAACGCTATCACTTACAACGCTATCACTAACACCATCTCCATTACCTGAATCTATGGCCACCTTAGACCAGCTCTTCAGGTGCAGCAGTGAGGGCcttgagaagagagagtgtgaacagCTACATGCATGCATGAGCTCCAGCACCTTTCTGCAGCATGGGACAGTGAGTGCACCGGCACACCGCTGCTGGAACATGACCGTGATGagtaaaactcagactgatcgctttcgctcattttgaaaatgtcgtcagagggcaatacggatccgtattgaccAGTGAGGACAtaaacatgtatatatgtctatgggtgaggagggcaatacgcggctggctttactacccattagccaatcagaatgctcgtactgtcgttgccatataataataattagtaatGTCTATGGAAGTTCATTAACATGCATAATTAGTAATGTCTATGGAAGTTCATTAACATGCATAATCAGtagccatttacatttacatttagtcatttagccaacgcttttatccaaagcgacttacatatgtgcgacttacaatgtatacacattttacatttacactgatggcacactgcacatcaggagcaattaggggttcagtgtcttgctcaaggacgcttcgacagggaatcgaactagcaaccttctgattactaaacgacttctctacctactgtaccactgtcgccccgtgACCTCCTAATAGCCTAATGTCTATGGAAGTTTGGGAAGTTGCTTTTGCTAAAACTGAGTGCTAAATAGCCTTACCGTGAATTAAACTGTTGAATTTAATGTTTCTGAGGCTGTGTTAACAGAGGGGATTTGAAGTTCCCCTGCTCACAGAAAGTGGTTGCAGGCATTAGAGAAGAAATAGACACACAGGTATGGTTTCCTAGCTTGGTTGGGAGGTCActcacagaccacagagttcATGGACAAGATGAAAGGTTTTTCAAAGAGGCTTACATATCAACAGTCAGACAATGGTGCGTATTAGTCTGTGTACAGAAATCATGACCATCTTTTCTGATGTACTGCAGATGTCATATAGTTTGAACATAaagaacattaaaacaggagcatTTTATCCAGGTACAGGTTTCatttagcctgacgatgtcatactcataattctagtcagaatatgagtctgctaccgctccaatgggctgtgattatggggcgtgtttcaaccgaaccaggagaaaaaatgcctcttcgctcaattggttacctacaaccaatcagaacaacgtagtatgtgaccagggccagctgataaattaaacttttaccggatcccgtaggaaggaaggcaaaaacatattttcgattgacaaatgccttgatcgcgtttctctgttcctctttcaaaatgaacgcactgtcaatgtccaa
It contains:
- the ly86 gene encoding lymphocyte antigen 86 encodes the protein MALLFMSQAVLLFKATAEQVRWPEHVLCNSPNFQLSYVSCDPFQDVGLTLNPCPDLHSVQVNSSLSLVLNHSIEELYLSLDLIHGDQKPIHYDDSLCLSHLPRFTFCGRRKGELVNHDWPLKIKAIRYIKGQFNAEIRLVNQDGHQIACANVSLNKG